In Pectobacterium aroidearum, the following are encoded in one genomic region:
- the deoD gene encoding purine-nucleoside phosphorylase: protein MATPHINAEMGDFADVVLMPGDPLRAKYIAETFLENAREVNNVRGMLGFTGTYKGRKISVMGHGMGIPSCSIYAKELITEFGVKKIIRVGSCGAVREDVQLRDVVIGMGACTDSKVNRMRFKDHDYAAIADFDMVRNAVDAAKARDVSVRVGNIFSADLFYTPDPQMFDVMEKYGILGVEMEAAGIYGVAAEFGAKALAICTVSDHIRTGAQTTSEERQNTFNEMIEIALESVLLGDNE, encoded by the coding sequence ATGGCTACGCCACATATTAATGCAGAAATGGGTGATTTCGCGGACGTTGTTCTGATGCCGGGCGATCCGCTGCGCGCTAAGTACATCGCAGAAACCTTTCTGGAAAATGCCCGCGAAGTGAACAACGTGCGTGGTATGCTGGGTTTCACTGGCACGTATAAAGGCCGTAAAATTTCGGTGATGGGCCACGGTATGGGGATCCCCTCCTGCTCAATCTATGCGAAAGAGCTGATTACCGAATTCGGTGTGAAGAAGATCATTCGCGTGGGTTCCTGCGGTGCGGTACGTGAAGATGTGCAACTGCGTGACGTGGTGATCGGCATGGGGGCCTGTACGGATTCCAAAGTAAACCGTATGCGTTTCAAAGATCACGACTACGCGGCGATTGCCGATTTCGACATGGTGCGTAATGCCGTTGATGCTGCCAAAGCTCGCGATGTTTCTGTCCGCGTCGGTAACATCTTCTCCGCCGATCTGTTCTATACGCCAGACCCGCAGATGTTCGACGTGATGGAAAAATACGGCATCCTGGGTGTGGAAATGGAAGCGGCCGGTATCTACGGCGTCGCGGCAGAGTTCGGTGCGAAAGCGCTGGCCATCTGTACCGTTTCTGACCACATTCGTACGGGTGCGCAGACCACGTCAGAAGAGCGTCAAAACACCTTTAACGAGATGATC
- the deoB gene encoding phosphopentomutase, producing MKRAYIMVLDSFGIGSSADAERFGDAGSDTLGHIAQACAAGTADKGRSGKLHLPNLSRLGLGKAAEASTGTFPAGLDENADIIGAYAHASEISSGKDTPSGHWEIAGVPVLFDWGYFKDEENSFPQALLDKLVKRANLPGYLGNCHSSGTVILDQLAEEHMKTGKPIFYTSADSVFQIACHEETFGLDKLYELCEIAREELTEGGYNIGRVIARPFIGDKPGHFERTGNRHDLAVEPPAPTILKKMVDEKGGEVVSVGKIADIYAQVGITKKVKATGIDALFDATLKEMDSAGDNTIVFTNFVDFDSAYGHRRDIPGYAAALELFDRRLPEMLSRVKGDDILILTADHGCDPSWHGTDHTRENVPVLIYGPNVKPGSYGHRETFADIGQTVAAYFGLSPMDYGKSIL from the coding sequence ATGAAACGTGCATATATTATGGTTCTTGACTCGTTTGGCATCGGCAGCAGTGCGGATGCAGAACGTTTTGGTGATGCGGGTTCGGATACGCTGGGTCATATCGCTCAGGCGTGTGCAGCGGGAACGGCGGATAAAGGGCGCAGCGGCAAGCTGCATTTGCCGAACCTGAGCCGTCTGGGGCTGGGTAAAGCCGCTGAGGCCTCAACGGGAACGTTCCCGGCAGGACTGGATGAAAATGCAGACATCATCGGTGCTTACGCACACGCCAGTGAAATCTCTTCGGGTAAAGATACGCCGTCTGGCCACTGGGAAATTGCCGGTGTGCCTGTCCTGTTCGACTGGGGCTATTTTAAAGATGAAGAAAACAGTTTTCCGCAGGCGCTGCTGGATAAACTGGTGAAACGTGCCAATCTGCCGGGCTATCTGGGCAACTGCCACTCTTCCGGTACGGTGATTCTGGATCAACTGGCAGAAGAACACATGAAAACCGGCAAGCCGATCTTCTACACCTCTGCTGATTCCGTGTTCCAGATTGCCTGCCATGAAGAGACGTTCGGCCTGGATAAGCTGTATGAGCTGTGCGAGATTGCCCGCGAAGAGCTGACCGAAGGGGGCTACAACATCGGACGCGTGATCGCCCGTCCGTTTATCGGCGACAAACCCGGCCACTTCGAACGTACCGGCAACCGTCACGATCTGGCCGTTGAACCGCCAGCGCCGACCATTCTGAAAAAGATGGTGGATGAAAAAGGCGGTGAAGTGGTTTCCGTTGGGAAGATTGCCGATATCTATGCGCAGGTTGGTATCACGAAGAAAGTGAAGGCGACCGGTATTGATGCGCTGTTTGACGCCACGCTGAAAGAGATGGATAGCGCGGGTGACAACACCATCGTATTTACCAACTTTGTTGATTTCGATTCTGCCTACGGCCACCGCCGCGATATTCCGGGTTATGCTGCCGCGTTGGAACTGTTTGACCGTCGCTTGCCGGAAATGCTGTCCCGCGTAAAAGGCGACGACATCCTGATTCTGACGGCCGATCACGGCTGTGACCCGAGCTGGCACGGCACCGATCACACCCGTGAGAACGTCCCCGTGTTGATCTATGGCCCGAACGTGAAGCCGGGCTCATACGGCCACCGTGAAACCTTCGCCGATATCGGGCAGACGGTTGCGGCCTACTTTGGCCTGTCGCCTATGGACTACGGTAAATCGATACTGTAA
- the deoA gene encoding thymidine phosphorylase, which translates to MFLIQEIIRKKRDGKALSEEEIRFFINGIRDNTVSEGQIAALAMTIYFHDMSMDERVALTLAMRDSGTVLDWKSLNLNGPLVDKHSTGGVGDVTSLMLGPMVAACGGYVPMISGRGLGHTGGTLDKLEAIPGLDIFPNDDDFRRIIQQVGVAIIGQTSSLAPADKRFYATRDITATVDSIPLITASILAKKLAEGLDALVMDVKVGSGAFMPTYALSEQLAQAIVGVANNAGCRTSALLTDMNQVLASSAGNALEVREAVRFLTGESRNPRLYDVTMALCGEMLLAGGLASSADDARSRLQAVLDNGKAAEVFGRMVAAQRGPGDFVEHYDRYLPVATLSKPVFAAREGIVTAMDTRALGMAVVSLGGGRRQATDTIDYSVGLDSMISLGERVDAQRPLAVIHANTEAQWQQAANEVRAAIQLGDTAPEKTPMVYRRVSAEA; encoded by the coding sequence TTGTTTCTGATTCAGGAAATTATTCGTAAGAAGCGTGACGGAAAAGCGCTAAGCGAAGAAGAGATCCGCTTCTTTATCAACGGTATTCGTGACAATACCGTCTCTGAAGGCCAGATCGCGGCTCTGGCGATGACCATTTATTTTCATGACATGTCGATGGATGAACGTGTGGCGCTGACGCTGGCGATGCGTGATTCCGGCACGGTACTGGACTGGAAGAGTTTGAACCTGAACGGCCCGCTGGTGGACAAACACTCTACCGGCGGCGTGGGTGATGTCACTTCGCTGATGCTGGGGCCGATGGTCGCTGCCTGCGGGGGATACGTTCCGATGATTTCCGGGCGTGGCTTGGGACATACCGGCGGCACGCTAGATAAGCTCGAAGCGATTCCGGGATTGGATATCTTCCCGAACGATGACGATTTTCGTCGCATCATCCAGCAGGTCGGCGTCGCGATTATTGGGCAGACCTCCTCGCTGGCTCCGGCGGATAAGCGCTTTTACGCCACGCGTGACATTACCGCCACGGTCGACTCCATCCCGCTCATTACCGCGTCGATTCTGGCGAAGAAGCTGGCTGAAGGGCTGGATGCGTTGGTGATGGACGTCAAAGTGGGTTCTGGGGCGTTTATGCCGACCTACGCGCTGTCCGAACAGCTGGCGCAGGCGATTGTCGGCGTAGCGAATAACGCGGGATGTCGCACCAGTGCGCTGCTGACGGACATGAATCAGGTGCTGGCTTCTAGTGCGGGTAATGCGCTGGAAGTGCGGGAAGCCGTACGTTTCCTGACGGGGGAGAGCCGCAATCCGCGTCTGTATGATGTTACTATGGCGCTCTGTGGCGAGATGCTACTGGCGGGTGGGCTGGCAAGCTCGGCAGACGACGCGCGTTCACGCCTGCAGGCAGTGTTGGATAACGGCAAAGCCGCTGAAGTCTTTGGCCGCATGGTGGCCGCACAGCGCGGCCCAGGTGATTTTGTCGAACACTACGATCGCTACCTGCCGGTGGCGACATTGAGTAAGCCAGTGTTCGCGGCGCGGGAAGGTATCGTGACGGCGATGGACACCCGCGCGCTGGGCATGGCAGTCGTATCGCTGGGCGGCGGGCGCCGTCAGGCTACCGATACGATCGATTACAGCGTCGGTCTGGATAGCATGATTAGCCTGGGTGAGCGCGTTGACGCGCAGCGCCCGCTGGCGGTGATCCATGCCAATACGGAAGCGCAATGGCAACAGGCGGCAAATGAGGTTCGCGCTGCGATCCAACTGGGCGACACGGCGCCAGAAAAGACCCCGATGGTCTATCGCCGGGTGAGCGCAGAAGCGTGA
- the deoC gene encoding deoxyribose-phosphate aldolase translates to MNKLTTAAQRALELMDLTTLNEDDTDEKVAALCRQANSPAGKTAAICIYPRFIPLAKKVLREQGTPDIRIATVTNFPHGNDDVDIAVAETKAAIAYGADEVDVVFPYRALIAGNAQIGFELVQACKAVCQDAHVLLKVIIETGELKQDALIRQASEIAIDAGADFIKTSTGKVPVNATPESAAIMLKTIRDKGVGERVGFKAAGGVRNAEDAAIYLQLADDIMGAEWATALHFRFGASSLLASLLTTLGHAAVAPQGSY, encoded by the coding sequence ATGAACAAGCTGACCACGGCCGCGCAACGTGCGCTGGAGCTGATGGATTTAACTACGCTGAATGAGGATGATACGGATGAAAAAGTGGCGGCGCTCTGCCGTCAGGCGAATAGCCCGGCAGGGAAAACTGCTGCTATCTGTATCTATCCCCGTTTTATCCCCCTGGCGAAAAAGGTCCTGCGTGAGCAGGGTACGCCGGATATCCGTATTGCGACGGTAACCAACTTCCCGCACGGCAATGATGATGTTGACATCGCGGTTGCAGAAACCAAAGCGGCGATCGCCTACGGCGCTGATGAAGTTGATGTCGTCTTCCCCTATCGCGCCCTGATAGCAGGCAACGCGCAGATCGGTTTTGAGCTGGTGCAGGCATGTAAAGCCGTGTGTCAGGATGCCCACGTGCTGTTGAAGGTGATCATCGAGACGGGTGAACTAAAACAAGACGCGCTGATTCGTCAGGCCAGTGAGATTGCGATTGATGCGGGTGCGGATTTCATTAAAACCTCAACTGGCAAAGTACCCGTAAACGCGACACCAGAGAGTGCGGCGATCATGCTGAAGACGATCCGTGATAAAGGCGTAGGCGAACGCGTTGGTTTTAAAGCCGCGGGTGGCGTACGCAACGCGGAAGATGCCGCCATCTATCTGCAACTGGCAGACGATATCATGGGCGCCGAATGGGCGACGGCGCTGCACTTTCGCTTTGGCGCCTCCAGCCTGCTGGCAAGCCTGTTGACGACGCTCGGCCATGCCGCCGTCGCTCCACAGGGCAGCTACTGA
- a CDS encoding amidohydrolase: MTLKRYIPPALAVAFSSCLLSLGYAAELAEKDRETIVNAVANYSTQMTTVAQQIWSKPELGYLETNTSRLLQDELKAAGFSVEAGVAGIPTAFVATAGKAGGPVIGILAEMDALPGFSQAATPERSPVAGIEAGHACGHHLFGAGSVGAAIALKQWLEATGKPGQIRVYGTPAEEGGSGKVYMTRAGLFKDVDVMLHWHPGDENSASQDYSLANVNGKFRFYGRSAHAALAPEKGRSALDGVEALNFMVNAMREHVPQETRIHYVITDGGKAPNVVPDFAEVYYYVRHPDPAVVASVTDRIRKAAEGAALGTETRYEFEILGGVYSLLPNNVLGKVMDDSLRSVGAPQWDKADTDFATALQKTLDQAKLPPLSSAANIAPYHFGQTGYASTDVGDVSWVVPTVGLGTATWVPGVPAHSWQAVASGGMAIGYKGMDVAAKTLAVTGAKLLSDPALIQQAKAEFDKNRGENFHYKPLLGDREPALDYRKPSAGK, encoded by the coding sequence ATGACACTGAAACGATATATACCCCCCGCGCTGGCCGTAGCGTTCTCTTCTTGTCTCCTCTCACTGGGTTATGCCGCTGAACTGGCAGAGAAAGATCGGGAAACGATTGTGAACGCCGTTGCGAACTACTCCACCCAAATGACAACCGTTGCTCAGCAGATCTGGTCGAAGCCCGAGCTGGGTTATCTGGAAACCAACACGTCCCGGCTGCTACAGGATGAGCTAAAAGCGGCCGGGTTCAGCGTTGAAGCGGGTGTCGCGGGCATTCCGACTGCGTTTGTGGCGACGGCGGGGAAAGCGGGTGGGCCGGTTATCGGTATTCTGGCCGAGATGGACGCGCTGCCGGGCTTCTCTCAGGCCGCGACGCCGGAGCGTTCGCCGGTTGCTGGCATTGAAGCCGGACATGCCTGCGGGCATCACCTGTTTGGCGCGGGGTCGGTAGGCGCCGCGATTGCGCTGAAGCAGTGGCTGGAGGCAACGGGAAAACCTGGCCAAATCCGGGTTTACGGCACGCCGGCTGAAGAAGGCGGTTCCGGTAAAGTGTATATGACGCGAGCGGGGCTGTTTAAGGATGTGGATGTGATGCTGCACTGGCATCCGGGCGATGAAAATTCGGCCTCGCAAGATTATTCGCTGGCGAATGTGAACGGTAAATTCCGTTTCTATGGCCGCTCTGCGCATGCCGCGTTGGCACCAGAGAAAGGGCGTTCGGCGCTGGACGGCGTGGAGGCGCTGAATTTTATGGTGAACGCGATGCGGGAACATGTGCCGCAGGAAACGCGTATTCACTATGTGATTACCGATGGTGGCAAAGCGCCGAACGTGGTGCCGGATTTCGCCGAAGTGTATTACTACGTGCGTCATCCCGATCCGGCCGTGGTCGCCAGCGTGACCGATCGTATCCGTAAAGCGGCGGAGGGTGCTGCGCTGGGAACCGAAACGCGCTATGAGTTTGAAATTCTCGGCGGCGTGTACAGCCTGTTGCCGAACAATGTGTTGGGAAAAGTGATGGATGACAGCCTCAGAAGTGTTGGGGCACCACAGTGGGATAAGGCGGATACGGATTTCGCCACTGCGTTACAAAAAACGTTGGATCAAGCCAAATTGCCGCCGCTTTCCAGTGCCGCGAATATTGCGCCGTATCATTTTGGTCAAACGGGATATGCATCGACCGATGTGGGTGATGTCAGTTGGGTAGTACCGACGGTCGGGCTGGGAACGGCGACCTGGGTGCCTGGTGTGCCGGCACACAGCTGGCAGGCGGTGGCATCCGGCGGCATGGCGATTGGCTATAAAGGCATGGACGTAGCGGCTAAAACGCTGGCCGTTACAGGAGCCAAGCTATTGAGCGATCCTGCATTGATTCAACAGGCGAAAGCTGAGTTTGATAAGAACCGTGGCGAGAACTTCCACTATAAGCCGCTATTAGGCGACCGGGAACCCGCACTGGATTACCGTAAACCTTCCGCAGGGAAATAA